ATTTCTCACCTAGGCGATATAATGAACATCGTGACTCGTCGACATTTCCGCACCGCGCTGATTGTGGCCGCCGCAGTCGCAGGCATGTCCTGCTCGACCGAGACAATGGTCCGCGCCGCGGTCAAACCGGAGAAGGACCGCAAGGTCGCCCCGGCGTTTACGCTGAAGGACTCGATGGGCCGCGCCGTCAGCCTCGCCGACTACAAAGGCAAGGTCGTCCTGCTCAACTTCTGGGCTACCTGGTGCGGGCCCTGCAAGCTTGAGATTCCCTGGTTCATGGAGTTCGAGCAGAAGTATAAGGACAAGGGATTCGCCGTGCTCGGCGTTTCTCTCGACGAGGATGGCTGGGACGTCGTGAAGCCGTACATCGACCGCACGAAGATCAACTACCGGATCCTCCTCGGCGACGACATCACCGCCCAGTTGTACGGCGGCGTGGATTCCCTGCCGACGTCTTTCGTCCTCGACAAGAACGGCAAGATCGCCGCCGTCCACGTCGGCTTGGTCAGCAAGAGTTCGTATCAAAAGGATCTCGATGCACTGTTGGGCACCGCTACGAAGAGCGCTAACGCTACTGGCTCCGCTGACGCTGCTGGCTCAGAGTAGCGCTATCATCAACCCGCTTCCGGCCAGCCGCCTTGTGATTGAGGCCGGCAAGACTGGCGCGGCGAAGATCAGCTTCCGGCTCACGCCCGGCTACCACACCAACACGAATACTCCAAGCGACGAGTACCTGATCCCTATGAAGCTCACCTGGGACGCCGCGCCGCTGGTGGTGGAAGGCGTCGATTATCCCAAGGGCTCGATGGAAAAGTACGCGTTCTCCGAAAAGCCGCTCTCGGTCTATTCCGGAAACTTCGATCTCACCACGCGCTTCAAGGCGCCCGCCAACGCCGCCAAGGGTCCGCACACGGTGAAGGGCAAGCTCCGGTTTCAAGCCTGCAGCACCACGATGTGCTTCCCGCCGAAAACGGTCGCGGTCGAACTCCCCGTCCAGATTCACTGAGTTCCGAGTGCGCCGGTTGCTGATCCGCCCCGGTGCAATCGGGGACTGCATCGTCTCTCTCCCAGCCCTGGAACATCTGCGCGCCGGCTACACCGAAGTTTGGGCGCCTTCCGCCAACCTGCCTCTCATCCGCTTCGCCGATCACACGCGCGCCATCGCGGCCACCGGGGTTGATCTGCTCGAGCTCGGCCAGGCGCCGCCCGGCCTGCTCCACACGCTTGCCTCCTTTGACGACATCGTCTCCTGGTATGGCTCCAACCGGCCCGAGTTCCGGGACGCCGTCGCCGGTCTTCCCTTTCGATTCTTCCCCGCGCTCCCCGACGGATCCACCCGCGCGTCGGACTTCTACCTTCGCCAGGTGGGAGCGCCGGCCGGCATCGCACCCGCGATTCCCGTTGCCCCCCGCGCCCGCGCCTTCCTCGCCATCCATCCCTACTCGGGCAGCCGCGCCAAAAACTGGCCGCACTTCGACCGGTTGGCGCAAACGCTGCCGGCCGGCATCCCCGTAGAGTTTTGCGCGCACGGCGAACACTCCCATCGCTTTCACGATCTCTACGAACTCGCCGGCTGGCTCGCCGGAGCACGCCTCTACATCGGGAACGACTCCGGCATCACTCACCTTGCCGCCGCCGTCGGCGCCCCCGCCATCGCCCTGTTTGGACCCACCGATCCAGCCGTCTGGGCGCCACCCGGAGCGCGCGTCGTCCACCGCCGCGAACTCACCACGCTTTCCGTGGAAGAGGTCGCCGCGGCTGTGTTAGAGTCCTGGTGATGCGCACGCTCATCCTCCTTCTCCTCGCCACCATCAGCTTCGCCGGCGAAATCGTCACCATCGCCGGAACCGGCGAGAAAGGCTACTCGGGCGATGGCGGGCCGGGCGCGAGCGCGCAGGTGAACAACCCGTACGGACTCGTGATCGGCCCCGGCGGCGCTCTCTATTTCTGCGACATCGACAACCACGTCATCCGCCGGCTCGACATGAAGACCCGCATCATCACTACCGTCGCCGGCAACGCCACCAAAGGCTACTCGGGCGACGGCGGACCGGCGCGCCAGGCATCGCTCAACCAGCCCTACGAGATCCGCTTCGACAAGGCCGGCAACATGTACTGGGTGGAAATGCCAAACCATGTGGTCCGCCGCGTCGACAGGAAAACCGGCATCATCACCACCATTGCCGGCACCGGTCAACCCGGCTTCTCCGGCGACGGCGGTCCCGGAGCCAAGGCGCAAATGCGCCAGCCCCACAGCATTGTCTTCGATCCGCAAGGCCGCCTGCTCATCTGCGACATAGGCAACCACCGCGTCCGCCGCCTCGACATGAAAACCGGGACGATCGAAACCTGGCTCGGCACGGGCGAAAAGCAACCCACGCCCGACGGAGCCCCCCTTGCCGGCACGCCCGTCTACGGCCCCCGCGCCATTGACCTCGATCCCCAAGGCAACCTGTATCTCGCGCTCCGCGAAGGCAACAAGGTCTACAAGGTGGACGCCAAGGCGGGCAAGTTCGTCCACATCGCCGGCTCGGGCGAGAAAGGCTACGACGCAACACCCGGGCCCGCCAAGACAGCCGCGCTCAACGGACCGAAGGGGATCGCCTGGTCTCCCGACGGCGGCGTCTACATCGCCGACACCGAAAGCCACACTGTCCGCCGCATCGACCTCAAGAGCGGCGCCATCAAAACCGTCGCCGGCGCCGGCCAGCGCGGCAACGGCGCCGATGGCGACCCCCTACAATGCAAGATGAGCCGCCCGCACGGCGTTTTCGTGGACCGCAAGGGCGTGCTCTACATCGGCGACAGCGAATCGCACCGCGTCCGCATGATCGCCAAACCGTAGCACTCGCCGACCGGAAGGAGGCCCCCATGCGGAAGTATCTGGCGTTCATCGCCGCGGGACTGCTATGCCTGTGCGCCTGGGCGCAGCAGGCTCAACAGCCGGACAGGCCCGAAGCGAAGCCCTCGCCCGAGCTGGCCCGGCAGATGGAGTTGAAGCGTATGATCCAGGCGGAAGTACGCGACCAACTCACTCTCCTCCGGGCCAGCGGATCGGCCACGGGCGGCGCCGGCGACATGGCCGACACCCGCGTCCGTCAACTCGAGACCGAAGTCGCTTCGCTCCGACGCGAGGTGCAATCGCTGCAGCAGGCGATCTGGAACATCCAGTCCCGAACGCGCTAACACCGCCTACCGGCGGGATCCCGTCGTAGCCGGTTCGGGGCGCGCCGCCGCGCCGTTGCCCGCCGGCATCGGGATCAACATGGAGACGCTGGCCTGATACTTGCGGTATGCGTGGCCGTGCTCCGCGGCAAGCGATCGCTCCTCGAAGTAGATGCCGGCCAGGATGTAGGTGGTCATCAGCGACGCGAACACCAGATGCCCGACGGTCATCAGGGGGGCCGACCAGAACGCAACCAGGAACGCCAGCATCATCGGATGCCGCACGCTCTTGTAGGGTCCGATGGCGCGAAACACCGGAGCCGATTGCGGCCGCCCCGTCGCATACTCGTAGCCTGACTTTCGCAGTTAGAGGGCATTTTCGGCCGTGGAGCAAGAATATTTCGTTTGCGTTCAACGACAGGAGTCCGAAACAGCCCAGGTGAAGACCTACTGTCTTTTCTAAGCGTTGAAGTTCTGGCATGCTGCTCGTGAGAGATGTTTCTGCGCAGCACGAAACGACGCAAGGACGGCAAGGATCATCGCTACTTCAGCGTGGTGGAGAATCGGCGTCTGCCCGGCGGCAAGACGGCCCAGCGTACGGTTCTGTATCTGGGCGAGATCAATGACCAGCAGCAGGCTGCGTGGCGGAAGACACTGCAGGTGTTTGATGAGGCCGAGCAACGCTTCACCACCATGAGTCTGTTTCCCGATGACCGGGAGGTCCCCGCCGATGCCATCGACAGCATCCAAGTGCGGCTGAGCGGTATGGAACTGAAGCGTCCACGTATATTCGGTAACTGCTGGTTGGCGTGCGAACTGTGGCAGCAACTCGGTCTGGATGAGTTCTGGCGCGAGCGTTTGCCGGCAGGCCGGGAAGCGGTGAGTTGGGAAAAGGTGCTGCGGTTGCTGGTCGTCAATCGCCTGCTCGATCCTGGCAGCGAGTTCCGGGTCCATCGGCATTGGTATCTCAATTCGGCGATGGATGAGTTGCTGGAGACGGGCTTTGAAGTGGCCGAGAAGGATCGGCTGTACCGGTGTCTGGATCGTGTGCTCGCGCATAAGCGGGAACTGTTCGTCTATCTGAAGCAGAAATGGGCCGATCTGTTTGGAGCCGATTTCGAAGTGCTGCTCTACGATCTGACGAGCACGTACTTCGAGGGCGAGATGGAACAGAACCCCAAGGCGCGCGCGGCTACAGCCGGGATGGACGGCCCGACTGTGTGCAACTGGTGATCGCGCTGGTGGTGACCCCAGACGGCTTCCCGCTGGCCTATGAAGTGATGAACGGCAACACCGCCGACAGTTCCACGCTCCGCGATTTTCTCCGGCAAATCGAAACTACGTACGGCAAAGCGCGCCGGGTGTGGGTGATGGACCGCGGCATACCGAGCGAAGCCATTCTCAAAGAAATGCGCGAGCCGGAGCGGGAGACGTTCTATCTGGTGGGCACCCCCAAAGGCCGGATCGCGCAGCACGAAAAGAAATGGCTGGATCTACCGTGGCAGAAGGTGCGCGATTCGGTGGAGGTGAAGCTGTACCAGCACGAAGGCGAACTGTATGTGCTGGCAAAAGCAGCGGCCGGCAGGCCAAGGAGATCGCCATGCGGCGCAAGCGTCTGGCGCGTTTGTTGCGCAAGCTGCGCGCGATGCGCAGGAGTTTGCCGAAACGCGATCAACTGCTGCTGCGCCTTGGGGCGGCGAAGAAAGAAGCAGGCCGCGCCTTTGGCTTCGTCAAGATCCAGCTTCCGGGCAAGGATGAGGAGGTCACGCGCGCGACGTTCCGGTTTCACACCGACAAGGAGAAACTCCAGGCCGCCCAACAGCGCGACGGCCACTATCTCCTGCGCAGCAACCTCACCGCAGAAGACCCGGCGGTGCTGTGGGCGCGATATGTGCAACTGACGCAGATTGAGAGCGTGTTCCGTTCCCTGAAAAGTGAACTTGGTATTCGGCCGATCTATCATCAACTCGAGCATCGCGCCGATGCGCATGTGCTCATCGCGTTCCTTGCTTACTGCCTCCAGGTGACGCTGAAGAATCGGTTGCTGATTCATGCGCCCGGTCTGACGCCGGGGGCGGTACTGGAAAAACTCGCCACGGTGCAAATGGTCGATGTGTGGATCCCCATGCTCGATAGGCGCTGGCTGGTGCTGCCGCGTCACACCCAGCCGGAACCGGACGTGCAGGCCCTGCTGGATCAGATTCGCATCACACTCCCGCCTCAGCCGCCGCCGCGCATCAAGTCCCAAGTGCCCGTCGGCGCCGCGAACCAGGCAGCGGTATGAGTTGGGCCGCGCTGGAATCGAGGATGCTTTCCGCGGCTGCCTATGATCAGGTCGAGCAGATCCTGTATCTGCGATTCCGGGACACCGGGCAGGTCTACCGTTACTTCGAGTTCCCAGCCGTCAATTATCAGGCCTTTCTGGTGGCCGAATCGAAGGGCCGATTCTTCCGCTACAACATCCGCGACCACTTCCGTTTTGAGCGCTTGGCCAAGCTCACTGCCGCCTAATTGCCCCTCCAGCCTTCTCCGAACAACCGCCTCTGTGGTGGAGACCTTCGAGGCACCCCTACTGATTCTGAAGGACTTGCCCATCGCAGATGCCGCGAACTGCGAAAGACAGGGTAGGTCTGCCGCAGACCGAAGAGATGGAAGTGATCGGTGAGAAAGCTGCACAAAGGCACGCCCAGGAATCCGATGCCGGCCACTGCATAGGCGGCCATCTCGAACGGACCCGTCAACCGCCACACCACCCCGTCGATCGGCTGCCAGCCGGCGATGATCAACATCACCATCGCGGACGCCGTGAGGACGTAGGTGCTGCGCTCCAGATGCGGCGGCACGATGCGCGTCCACTGCTTTTTGAAAGCCGGCCGAGCCATAATGCTGTGCTGCAAACCGAACAACGTAACCAGCGCGATATCGGCGATCACGGCGAACACGGCCGGCGCCGACGAGCTTCCGCTCACCGAGTGCGGCGCAAGGTTCAGAGTGAACGCGGCCAGGTAGAGGTACACGCCCAGGAACAGGAAGTAGGCGCCAACGCCGTAAACTGCGGCGAACATTTTTCTCATTGCTTGTCGAACTCCTTTCACAATCTGGCTACGCGAGAAAGGAGCAGCGATGGGCTCAAGGCCCGTGGAGAAAAGGAGGAAAAGGCGTCAGCCCGGACGCTTGGCCGTCATCACCAGCGACAGCCCGGGCCACGGCAGCACCGGATCGAGCCGCCGCCACAACCACACCGTCTTGTCGAAAATCTTGAGCGTAAGCTTGTTGATCTTCCCGACTCCAAGCACCTTCGAGTTCACCAGCCACACAGGCGTCGAGATCTTGTTGAAGCTCCGCACTTCGACGCTCTCGAGCCCTGCCGCCGCCGCCATCGCCCGCAGGTCGTCCGCCGTAAACCGCCGCTGATACCCGAGCGCCCGGTCCACCGAGCCCATTAATCCCGGACCCCGCGCGGCCACCGCCACCAGCTTCCCGCCGGGTTCTAGCGCCTTCGCCGCCTGCCGCAGCACTTTCGCCGGATCCTCGGCATACTCGAGCACCGCCACCGCCACCACCGTATCGAACTCGCCGCTGCCCGTGCCCCAATCCGCATCGGGACTCAGTTCCCGCGCCTCGACATTCGGCGTCCGCAGAAACCGGTTTCGCAGCGCATGCAGCAACAGCGGTTCATCTTCGCCGGCGACGTAGCGCGTGCGCCGCCCCATCAACCGGCCCGTTAGCGTCCCGATTCCGGCCGACAGCTCGAGCACCGCGTCGCCCGCGTGCGGCCGGATCAGGTCCGCCAGCCAGTTCACGTATTGCGGCGTTCCGGTGAGATTGTTCAGGTGCGCGAAGCCGTACTGTTGCACGTAAAGGTCGTCCACCAGCCAGAAATAGAGAATCGCGCCCAGCGCCTTCAACCCATCTTTCCAGCCGATCTTCTTCCCTTCCTCGTAGGTGCGGCCATGGTAGGAAATCGGAACTTCGTAGATGCGCAGCTTCCGCTTCGCGCATTTCATCGTGATCTCCGGCTCGATCCCGAACCGGTTGCTGCGAATCGGAATGCTCTTCAACAGGTCCGTCCGGAAGACCTTGTAGCAGGTCTCCATATCGGTGAGATCCAGGTTGCAGAACATGTTCGACAACGTTGTGAGACCCTTGTTCATCTGCGAGTGCCAGAAAGGCAGCACACGCGTCTGCACCCCGGCCATGTACCGGGACCCGAACACCGCGTCGGCGTGCCCTTCGAGCAGCGGCTTCAGCAGCGCAGGGTAGTCGTTCGGATCATACTCGAGATCTGCGTCCTGGATGAGGCAGAAATCTCCATTCGCCTGCTGGATCGCCGTCCGAACGGCCGCGCCTTTGCCCTGGTTCACCTCGTGCCGGAAAAGCCGGATCTCCGGCGTCCTCGCCGCCAGCCGCTCCAGGATCGCGCCCGTGCCGTCAGTGGAGCAATCGTCCACAACAACCACTTCGCGCTCCAGGCCCTCCGGCAGTGGAGCGTTTAACACAGCCTGTAGACTGCGTTCCGCGAGCGCCCGTTCGTTGTAAACCGGCACCAGAATCGAAACCTTCATCGGCACAAGAGTCCAGTATAATGAGAACGGCTTGAACAGACGTAAACTTTAGACACGAAAGGAGCCAATGTCCATGAACAGCCAGGACAACCGCCGCGAATTCACGGCCAAGATTGCCGCGGGAGCTGCTACGGCATTCCAGATTGTCAAACCTCAATCGGTCCGCGGATCGCAGGCCAACTCGGCGCTCTCGCTCGGGCTGATCGGCTGCGGCGGCCGCGGTACCTACGTCACCGGGATCTTCCAGAAGAACGAGTTCCTGAAGGTCACCGCCTACTGCGATATCTACGACGACAAGATGGAAGCCGCCTCCAAACGCTATTCCGGCGCCAAGGGAACCCGCGACTACCACGACATCCTTTCCTCCGACGTCGACGCCGTCTACATCGCCACCCCCGCCTTCCTTCACCCCGAGCATTTCGAAGCCGCCGTCAACGCCCGCAAGCACATTTTCATGGAGAAGCCCGCCGCCGTCGACGTGGAAGGCTGCCATCGCGTCCTCCGCGCCGCCCGCAAGGCCGACCCCAAGAAGCGCATCACGGTGGACTTCCAGCAGCGCTACGGCAAGGACTACCGCAAGGCGTACTCAATTGTGAAATCCGGCGAACTCGGCCCTCTCCGCATGGTGCGAGCGGCCTGGATCGGCGGCGGCCCGGCCATCAAGTCCGGCCACGCGGCATCCGAGGAAAAGATCCGCAATTGGTTCTTTTATCGCGAAAATTCCGGCGATATTCTCATCGAACAGGATTGCCACAACATTGATGTGGTCAATTGGTTCACCGGCAAGCACCCAGTCCGGGTGTCCGGCTACGGCAGCCGTCAGATCCGCACCTACGGCAACATCTACGACAACCTCGCCTGCACCTTCCAGTTCGACGATGGAATGGTCTTCTCCTACAGTGCCAACCAGTTCCGCGCGCCGGGATTCTCCGACGTTTCCGAGACCTTCATGTGCGAGAAAGGCGCCGTCAACGTGAGCCGCAAGGGTTACACCGTCTGGCGCGAGAAGGGCGCTCCGGAGACCGTCGAGACCAAGTACGACATCACCATGGACGCCGTCAACGAGTTCATCGAAGGCGCACGGACCGGGAAGATCGAGAACGCCGGTTTCCACGCCGCGGAATCCACGCTCACCGCCGTGATGGCCCTCGAAAGCTGCGTCAACGGCCAGGAGATGACCTGGGGGATGGTGTCGCGCGGGTAGGCCCGCTCACGCCATCGCCGGCACCGCCACCGCGTCGTTGAAACTATAGCCGAACCCGCGAACCGATCGAATGAAGCTCGGGCTCGCGGGTTCCTGCTCCACTTTCTGGCGCAGCCGGAGGATGTAGACGTCCACCGTGCGATCGGTCACAGCGCGGTCATGCCCCCACACAGAATCGAGCAGTTGCTCGCGGCTGAACACCACGCCCGGGCGGCTCATCAGGTACTCGAGCAACCGGAACTCGGTGGCCGTCAACTGGATTTCCTGGCTGTTCAGCCATACCCGGCAGCTATTGCGGTCCAATTCCAGCCCGCCGACTTTGAGCGTTTTCGGCGCCGAGGGCTGCGGCCGGAACTGGATCTTGATGCGCGCCACCAGTTCCCGCACGAAGAATGGCTTCACGATATAGTCGTTGGCGCCCAGTTCCAGGCCCACGATCCGGTCGGCTTCCGAAGCCCGCGCCGTCAGGAAGATCACGGGAATGTGCGCCAGATCGGCGTGGGCGCGGATCCCCTTGCAGATATCCAGCCCATCGGAATCCGGCAGCATGATGTCGAGAAGGATCAGGTCAGGCCGCTCCCGCTTGCACAGCTCAATAGCCCCCCGGCCGGTTTGCGTGCCGACCATCGAGAACCCCTCTTTCTCGAGATTGTACTTGAGAAGCGAATAGAGGTCGGTGTCGTCTTCCACGAGCAGAATCTTCTTCATCAGTTCCTCACCTTAGCTGGAATCGATAACAATCTCATGACTGAAACGTGAATTCCGATTGAACCGGCTCGGGATTCTTCATGGTGGGGTCATGGACCGGCAGCGTGAACGCGAACCGCGAGCCTTTGCCGATCACGCTGGTCACGCCCACATCGCCGCCATGCGCACGAACCAGGTGCTTCACGATCGCGAGGCCCAGCCCCGTGCCGCCCAATTCGCGCGACCGGGCCTTGTCCACCCGATAGAACCGTTCGTACAGCCGAGGCAGGTCTTCTTCCGGGATGCCCTGCCCCGTGTCCCGCACGTAGATCTCGTGGAACGGGTGCGACGAGGTGCCCGCCACGGCCGGCAGGGACCCCACATAAATCCCCCCGCCCT
This DNA window, taken from Bryobacteraceae bacterium, encodes the following:
- a CDS encoding TlpA disulfide reductase family protein; protein product: MTRRHFRTALIVAAAVAGMSCSTETMVRAAVKPEKDRKVAPAFTLKDSMGRAVSLADYKGKVVLLNFWATWCGPCKLEIPWFMEFEQKYKDKGFAVLGVSLDEDGWDVVKPYIDRTKINYRILLGDDITAQLYGGVDSLPTSFVLDKNGKIAAVHVGLVSKSSYQKDLDALLGTATKSANATGSADAAGSE
- a CDS encoding protein-disulfide reductase DsbD family protein, giving the protein MHCWAPLRRALTLLAPLTLLAQSSAIINPLPASRLVIEAGKTGAAKISFRLTPGYHTNTNTPSDEYLIPMKLTWDAAPLVVEGVDYPKGSMEKYAFSEKPLSVYSGNFDLTTRFKAPANAAKGPHTVKGKLRFQACSTTMCFPPKTVAVELPVQIH
- a CDS encoding glycosyltransferase family 9 protein encodes the protein MRRLLIRPGAIGDCIVSLPALEHLRAGYTEVWAPSANLPLIRFADHTRAIAATGVDLLELGQAPPGLLHTLASFDDIVSWYGSNRPEFRDAVAGLPFRFFPALPDGSTRASDFYLRQVGAPAGIAPAIPVAPRARAFLAIHPYSGSRAKNWPHFDRLAQTLPAGIPVEFCAHGEHSHRFHDLYELAGWLAGARLYIGNDSGITHLAAAVGAPAIALFGPTDPAVWAPPGARVVHRRELTTLSVEEVAAAVLESW
- a CDS encoding SMP-30/gluconolactonase/LRE family protein, whose translation is MRTLILLLLATISFAGEIVTIAGTGEKGYSGDGGPGASAQVNNPYGLVIGPGGALYFCDIDNHVIRRLDMKTRIITTVAGNATKGYSGDGGPARQASLNQPYEIRFDKAGNMYWVEMPNHVVRRVDRKTGIITTIAGTGQPGFSGDGGPGAKAQMRQPHSIVFDPQGRLLICDIGNHRVRRLDMKTGTIETWLGTGEKQPTPDGAPLAGTPVYGPRAIDLDPQGNLYLALREGNKVYKVDAKAGKFVHIAGSGEKGYDATPGPAKTAALNGPKGIAWSPDGGVYIADTESHTVRRIDLKSGAIKTVAGAGQRGNGADGDPLQCKMSRPHGVFVDRKGVLYIGDSESHRVRMIAKP
- a CDS encoding KTSC domain-containing protein, producing MLSAAAYDQVEQILYLRFRDTGQVYRYFEFPAVNYQAFLVAESKGRFFRYNIRDHFRFERLAKLTAA
- a CDS encoding glycosyltransferase, whose translation is MKVSILVPVYNERALAERSLQAVLNAPLPEGLEREVVVVDDCSTDGTGAILERLAARTPEIRLFRHEVNQGKGAAVRTAIQQANGDFCLIQDADLEYDPNDYPALLKPLLEGHADAVFGSRYMAGVQTRVLPFWHSQMNKGLTTLSNMFCNLDLTDMETCYKVFRTDLLKSIPIRSNRFGIEPEITMKCAKRKLRIYEVPISYHGRTYEEGKKIGWKDGLKALGAILYFWLVDDLYVQQYGFAHLNNLTGTPQYVNWLADLIRPHAGDAVLELSAGIGTLTGRLMGRRTRYVAGEDEPLLLHALRNRFLRTPNVEARELSPDADWGTGSGEFDTVVAVAVLEYAEDPAKVLRQAAKALEPGGKLVAVAARGPGLMGSVDRALGYQRRFTADDLRAMAAAAGLESVEVRSFNKISTPVWLVNSKVLGVGKINKLTLKIFDKTVWLWRRLDPVLPWPGLSLVMTAKRPG
- a CDS encoding Gfo/Idh/MocA family oxidoreductase, which codes for MNSQDNRREFTAKIAAGAATAFQIVKPQSVRGSQANSALSLGLIGCGGRGTYVTGIFQKNEFLKVTAYCDIYDDKMEAASKRYSGAKGTRDYHDILSSDVDAVYIATPAFLHPEHFEAAVNARKHIFMEKPAAVDVEGCHRVLRAARKADPKKRITVDFQQRYGKDYRKAYSIVKSGELGPLRMVRAAWIGGGPAIKSGHAASEEKIRNWFFYRENSGDILIEQDCHNIDVVNWFTGKHPVRVSGYGSRQIRTYGNIYDNLACTFQFDDGMVFSYSANQFRAPGFSDVSETFMCEKGAVNVSRKGYTVWREKGAPETVETKYDITMDAVNEFIEGARTGKIENAGFHAAESTLTAVMALESCVNGQEMTWGMVSRG
- a CDS encoding response regulator transcription factor; this translates as MKKILLVEDDTDLYSLLKYNLEKEGFSMVGTQTGRGAIELCKRERPDLILLDIMLPDSDGLDICKGIRAHADLAHIPVIFLTARASEADRIVGLELGANDYIVKPFFVRELVARIKIQFRPQPSAPKTLKVGGLELDRNSCRVWLNSQEIQLTATEFRLLEYLMSRPGVVFSREQLLDSVWGHDRAVTDRTVDVYILRLRQKVEQEPASPSFIRSVRGFGYSFNDAVAVPAMA